In a single window of the Trichocoleus sp. genome:
- a CDS encoding serine protease, with product MGNRQFEPSRAVEVIFPHYGSAYRIGGRLVLTAAHLLSEVGSVCHIRSKQSLGKVDAKVVWKDQQSEIALVELPEEIAFDEAIVFGKLPEARSGEVLPFQMYGYPLWGRTQREGGRTAAGGRQIEGKIYLADTSPDGLLVLEAHRVPKQYLSDSDNVWLGISGAAVVCDGLVIAVQIQIPNPRHLEILEASPLSKVYTNSKWCALLKQHGINSEPTAYYQRHNNFSINSIVRSIEFPPEYKEAGTSILTYFSHILKVYYPDTNIKVSIEQEGLMLRMIIDTPSGQRERIERTLEEYGMVVTGKLRPEAFLNDPFEVIALKNKLEIADLELRQTRKLLEFTRDNSQQRIESLEVQVNKLHSIIEKGLQSGDHVFEVMRKMSEQDKSTYNLSHAKFGGGFAAEGGHQEGGQFNDYSIQVGANIDEIAELIQSLKTAIQTFPEEQRVDIGIEIEDLQTDLSDEQRRNPERLGKRVRSLWLITCAIAVGVAGVADFSNNLLELSEKLNVPIPIELIQQNPHILPGS from the coding sequence ATGGGTAATCGGCAGTTTGAACCTAGTCGAGCTGTAGAGGTAATCTTTCCTCACTATGGATCTGCCTATCGCATTGGTGGAAGACTAGTACTTACTGCTGCACACCTCCTTTCAGAAGTTGGCTCTGTTTGCCACATTAGGTCAAAGCAGAGCCTTGGGAAAGTGGATGCTAAAGTTGTCTGGAAAGATCAACAATCAGAAATTGCTTTGGTTGAACTACCGGAAGAGATTGCCTTTGATGAAGCGATCGTTTTTGGTAAATTACCAGAAGCTAGATCTGGAGAAGTACTGCCATTTCAGATGTATGGCTATCCGTTATGGGGGAGAACACAACGCGAGGGTGGTAGAACAGCAGCGGGAGGGCGACAAATTGAAGGAAAAATTTATCTAGCTGATACGTCACCAGATGGTTTGTTGGTTCTAGAAGCTCATCGAGTGCCTAAACAATACTTATCAGATAGTGATAATGTGTGGCTTGGCATTTCGGGTGCAGCCGTAGTTTGCGATGGTCTTGTTATAGCAGTACAAATACAAATTCCAAATCCAAGACATCTTGAGATTTTGGAAGCATCGCCTCTCTCGAAAGTTTATACCAATAGTAAATGGTGCGCCTTACTTAAACAACATGGTATTAACTCAGAACCTACTGCTTACTATCAAAGACATAATAATTTCAGCATTAATTCAATAGTGCGTAGTATTGAATTTCCGCCTGAATATAAAGAAGCAGGTACTTCAATACTGACCTACTTTAGTCATATTTTGAAGGTTTACTATCCTGACACAAACATCAAAGTTAGCATTGAACAAGAAGGTTTAATGCTCCGAATGATCATCGATACCCCATCTGGGCAGAGAGAGAGAATAGAAAGAACTCTTGAGGAGTATGGAATGGTTGTTACTGGGAAACTGAGACCAGAAGCATTCCTTAACGACCCATTTGAAGTTATAGCTTTAAAGAACAAGCTGGAAATAGCAGATTTAGAATTAAGACAAACAAGGAAACTCTTGGAATTTACAAGAGATAACAGTCAGCAAAGAATTGAATCTCTTGAAGTACAAGTCAACAAGCTTCACAGCATTATCGAAAAGGGTTTACAAAGTGGAGATCACGTTTTTGAGGTAATGAGGAAAATGTCTGAACAAGATAAATCAACATACAATCTCAGTCATGCGAAGTTCGGTGGAGGATTTGCCGCAGAAGGTGGACATCAAGAGGGTGGACAATTTAATGATTACTCGATTCAAGTTGGTGCAAACATAGATGAGATAGCTGAACTCATCCAATCTCTGAAGACAGCAATTCAAACATTTCCTGAAGAACAGCGGGTAGATATTGGTATTGAAATTGAAGATTTACAGACAGATTTATCTGACGAACAAAGACGAAATCCTGAGCGGTTAGGTAAACGTGTCCGTTCGCTTTGGCTCATTACCTGTGCGATTGCAGTTGGCGTTGCAGGGGTTGCTGACTTCAGCAACAATCTTCTGGAATTATCTGAAAAACTGAATGTTCCTATTCCAATAGAACTTATTCAGCAAAACCCACACATCTTGCCTGGTAGCTGA
- a CDS encoding three-Cys-motif partner protein TcmP — MSRLGSEGEDIIGRWSEEKLDLLAKYLKAYSVIMNEQKKSWLRAYYYIDAFAGSVRPRAKEDEQRYIDGSPLRALQTEPQFDAYWFVDVSPRRVERVQRLHEDFPGRVIDVRQGNCNDVLCNEIAPQLPYSSKQRAFVFLDPYGLQVDWETVRELANTRTCDIFVNFSVMGVTRLLPREQNPDPEVMAQLSKVMGSTNWITQIYREPPAVQLDIFGNPTEPTMSRDTIQAEWLASLYTEQLRSLFPHASRPVLMRNSTNSVLYALCLASHNQTAIKITNEIFNRHERLRALGM, encoded by the coding sequence ATGAGTCGGCTTGGTAGTGAAGGTGAAGATATTATTGGGCGGTGGTCTGAGGAAAAGTTAGATTTACTAGCGAAGTATCTCAAAGCCTATTCTGTAATTATGAATGAACAGAAGAAAAGCTGGCTCAGAGCATACTATTACATTGATGCTTTTGCAGGTTCCGTTAGACCCAGAGCAAAAGAGGATGAGCAACGCTACATTGATGGCTCTCCTTTGCGTGCCCTACAAACAGAACCTCAGTTTGATGCTTACTGGTTTGTAGACGTTTCTCCTCGACGAGTAGAGCGTGTGCAGAGACTGCACGAGGATTTTCCAGGTCGTGTAATTGATGTACGGCAAGGGAACTGCAATGATGTTTTGTGTAATGAGATAGCTCCACAACTTCCCTACTCATCAAAGCAGCGAGCATTTGTTTTCCTAGATCCCTATGGTTTGCAGGTGGATTGGGAAACGGTGAGAGAACTAGCAAACACTAGAACATGCGATATTTTTGTTAACTTCTCGGTCATGGGTGTTACTCGTCTTCTCCCTAGAGAGCAGAACCCAGATCCAGAAGTGATGGCGCAATTGAGTAAGGTTATGGGTAGTACAAATTGGATTACTCAGATTTATCGGGAACCTCCAGCAGTTCAGCTAGACATATTTGGAAATCCGACAGAACCTACAATGAGCCGTGACACAATTCAAGCTGAATGGCTGGCAAGTTTATATACTGAACAGTTACGATCCCTCTTTCCACACGCTAGCAGACCTGTACTTATGCGTAACTCAACAAACTCAGTGTTGTATGCGTTGTGTTTAGCAAGCCACAATCAAACGGCTATTAAGATTACCAACGAGATTTTTAATCGACACGAAAGATTGAGAGCTCTAGGAATGTAG
- a CDS encoding phage Gp37/Gp68 family protein codes for MSSSNTGIEWTDKTWNPTTGCNKVSPGCRYCYAEALTERFPRNFPQGFKLTLHPERLEQPKKWRTPSRIFVNSMSDLFHKDIPFAYLQEIFAVMRDTPWHIYQILTKRDQNLAELAPKLEWSENIWVGVSVESQQYTYRIDSLRKVPSKVRFLSCEPLLGSLDLNLEGIDWVIVGGESGYQHRPVEPEWVRDILRQTREADVAFFFKQWGGHHSKAGGRVIDDHVWDEMPSVWHAHINKWQKQKVSRNQKRDGLEQRYLISAK; via the coding sequence ATGTCAAGCAGCAACACTGGTATTGAATGGACTGACAAGACTTGGAACCCCACCACTGGCTGTAACAAGGTGAGTCCTGGTTGTCGTTATTGCTATGCTGAAGCACTAACAGAAAGATTCCCTAGAAATTTTCCTCAAGGTTTTAAGCTGACACTTCACCCGGAACGATTAGAACAGCCAAAGAAGTGGCGAACGCCTAGTCGTATCTTTGTAAACTCCATGAGCGATCTTTTTCATAAAGATATTCCTTTTGCCTATTTGCAAGAGATTTTCGCGGTAATGCGGGACACTCCTTGGCACATATATCAAATCCTGACTAAACGTGATCAGAACCTAGCAGAATTAGCACCTAAACTTGAATGGTCTGAAAATATTTGGGTTGGTGTGTCTGTAGAGAGCCAGCAGTACACTTACAGAATTGATTCTTTGAGAAAAGTACCATCAAAAGTGCGCTTTCTTTCTTGCGAACCCCTTTTAGGGTCACTTGACCTAAATCTAGAGGGAATTGATTGGGTAATTGTTGGCGGTGAATCTGGATATCAGCATCGTCCTGTAGAACCGGAATGGGTAAGGGATATTTTACGCCAAACACGCGAGGCTGATGTTGCCTTCTTTTTCAAGCAATGGGGTGGACACCATTCAAAAGCTGGTGGCAGAGTAATAGATGACCATGTTTGGGATGAGATGCCATCTGTTTGGCATGCCCATATCAATAAGTGGCAAAAACAAAAAGTTTCTAGGAATCAGAAGCGCGATGGGTTAGAACAGAGATATTTAATCTCTGCCAAATAA
- a CDS encoding GIY-YIG nuclease family protein encodes MFPELLLSGLPSLPLPQRSQLPSCPAIYFALDHKDRVLYVGKASNLQTRWKDHHRLEQLTRAHKRSPVRIAWLDCTKQVSQVDAMESHYITLYRPLLNGTQVPAKKIIPSETVLQQTLIKIAPYCIVFGIAPASDRHQLPTVSIRYFTAFSSRIVSNFRRSFKASNKKPSGLQWAEFVRRKYGSWWRTRCNGMAIELAPWAVIGEDSKGLAEEATVQTLAGVELMALQPYQLSALMEQYSYIEECYPGIAALESDPIPLIWTPPPREPQATTQEVLPASASTTPIANLDMSDSPTINSSPDEQPSSSSNMRAMDRTFLDIEGVEVEVCKDVNTCKLFVRHHLVWKIARGTIHVDLDPRCVDNLRNLVNKRLTTIRWIGYSYRVERVYFIEDEMEVDTVLMPLAMFEDLIRGEYRNRGENSLLQEDDCIKLGRWLEDRTISKLLVGTT; translated from the coding sequence ATGTTTCCAGAATTGCTACTATCAGGTCTTCCATCACTACCTCTGCCTCAACGTAGTCAATTACCAAGCTGTCCTGCAATTTACTTTGCCTTAGACCATAAAGATCGTGTGCTGTATGTAGGTAAAGCCAGCAACTTACAGACGCGATGGAAAGACCATCATCGCCTTGAGCAACTAACAAGGGCACACAAGCGATCGCCAGTGCGAATTGCATGGTTGGATTGCACTAAGCAGGTGAGCCAGGTTGACGCAATGGAGAGCCACTACATTACTCTGTACAGACCATTGCTCAACGGCACTCAAGTTCCAGCAAAGAAGATCATTCCGTCTGAAACAGTACTTCAGCAGACGCTCATTAAAATTGCTCCTTACTGTATTGTCTTTGGGATAGCGCCTGCGTCTGACAGGCATCAGTTGCCTACAGTCAGTATTCGTTACTTCACTGCTTTCTCCAGCAGAATTGTCAGCAACTTCCGTCGCAGCTTTAAAGCAAGCAACAAAAAACCTTCTGGCTTGCAGTGGGCAGAGTTTGTTCGACGGAAATATGGATCATGGTGGCGTACTCGCTGTAATGGGATGGCGATTGAACTGGCTCCCTGGGCAGTAATAGGTGAAGACTCAAAAGGGCTTGCGGAAGAAGCAACAGTTCAAACATTGGCAGGGGTTGAGTTAATGGCACTGCAGCCTTATCAGCTCTCTGCACTTATGGAACAGTATTCCTACATTGAAGAGTGCTATCCAGGTATTGCTGCACTTGAATCTGATCCAATTCCTCTCATCTGGACACCTCCACCAAGGGAACCTCAAGCCACAACACAAGAGGTCTTACCAGCCAGCGCTTCTACCACCCCAATTGCTAACTTAGATATGAGTGATTCACCCACCATAAATTCTTCTCCTGATGAGCAGCCTTCAAGCTCAAGCAATATGCGCGCAATGGATCGCACTTTTTTAGATATTGAAGGAGTTGAGGTTGAAGTCTGCAAAGATGTCAATACTTGTAAATTATTTGTACGACACCATCTAGTCTGGAAGATAGCACGTGGCACAATACACGTAGATCTTGATCCCAGATGTGTTGATAACTTGAGGAATTTAGTCAACAAACGACTCACAACAATTCGGTGGATAGGTTATAGCTACCGAGTGGAGCGAGTTTACTTTATTGAAGATGAAATGGAAGTAGACACTGTGCTAATGCCATTGGCCATGTTTGAGGATTTGATACGGGGTGAGTATCGTAATCGAGGAGAAAACTCCTTATTGCAAGAAGATGACTGCATCAAGCTAGGACGATGGTTGGAAGACAGAACAATAAGTAAACTACTTGTAGGAACTACCTAG
- a CDS encoding thermonuclease family protein, with protein MNNPRIRRFASLFALLLLGLALPFQVVAETTNARVISTGDGDTLRVRENGQTITVRLACIDAPESNQPGGQQSAARLRQLLPPNQAVQLVKVDQDRYGRTVAVVFRNRQSVNLQMVQEGQSVVYRDYLSGCPTSRNQLLSAEQQARSARRGFWSQANPVMPWDWRHGGSQSTAPSSPPAQTSSSLPTCVNSDCDCSDFQTQAEAQRVFNSFSGDPFRLDRDGDGKVCEGLP; from the coding sequence ATGAATAACCCCAGGATTAGACGCTTTGCGTCCCTATTTGCACTGTTACTGCTAGGCTTAGCCTTGCCCTTCCAGGTAGTTGCAGAGACTACTAACGCAAGAGTCATTTCTACTGGAGATGGGGATACATTGAGAGTCCGCGAGAACGGACAGACCATTACTGTAAGGCTGGCTTGTATTGATGCCCCTGAATCAAACCAACCTGGAGGGCAACAATCAGCAGCGCGGCTGAGACAGCTACTACCTCCAAATCAAGCAGTGCAGCTTGTGAAAGTAGACCAAGATCGCTATGGGCGTACTGTTGCTGTTGTTTTTAGGAACAGGCAATCAGTTAATCTCCAGATGGTTCAAGAGGGGCAATCTGTGGTGTATCGGGATTACCTCAGCGGTTGTCCTACTTCCCGTAATCAATTGTTATCTGCTGAGCAACAAGCACGTTCAGCGCGACGAGGCTTTTGGTCACAGGCAAATCCTGTTATGCCTTGGGACTGGAGACATGGAGGTAGCCAGTCTACAGCACCTTCATCCCCTCCCGCACAAACAAGCTCAAGTTTGCCTACTTGTGTGAATTCAGACTGTGATTGTAGTGATTTTCAGACACAGGCAGAGGCTCAACGTGTCTTTAATTCATTTTCTGGTGATCCCTTCAGGCTTGATCGAGATGGGGATGGAAAAGTATGTGAAGGGTTGCCTTAA
- a CDS encoding DUF433 domain-containing protein, which produces MKQLTRITLDPEVMGGKPCIRGLRVTVITILGLLASGHIPEAILSAYPYLELADIYEALAYAA; this is translated from the coding sequence ATGAAACAGCTCACGCGAATTACACTAGATCCTGAGGTTATGGGAGGGAAGCCTTGCATCAGGGGGCTACGAGTGACAGTGATTACAATTCTGGGCTTGCTGGCATCTGGTCATATCCCAGAAGCAATTCTGTCAGCCTATCCCTACCTGGAACTGGCAGACATTTATGAAGCTCTGGCTTATGCCGCATGA
- a CDS encoding helix-turn-helix domain-containing protein → MKTNTDKDFIYKRAWQLFCSGTSIRQLAKYFGIPRATLQYRFQKLYGKDYCQYQNLNGVVQIIDEYLKRRDLTPVQKQQILEWKERRLSEILEVDFSNRETRLLTERQMNTLTRQECHHPKDDWRNRISELHFKKTI, encoded by the coding sequence GTGAAAACTAATACGGACAAAGACTTTATCTACAAGAGAGCGTGGCAGCTATTTTGCTCAGGTACTTCAATCCGCCAGCTTGCCAAATACTTTGGCATCCCAAGAGCCACCCTGCAGTACAGATTCCAGAAGCTTTATGGTAAGGACTACTGCCAGTATCAAAACCTTAATGGTGTAGTTCAAATCATTGATGAATATCTCAAGCGCAGGGATCTTACTCCAGTTCAGAAGCAGCAAATCTTGGAATGGAAAGAGCGGCGACTCTCTGAGATTCTAGAAGTGGACTTCTCCAACAGAGAAACAAGGCTGCTCACTGAGCGGCAGATGAACACGCTTACCAGACAAGAGTGCCACCACCCTAAAGATGACTGGAGAAATAGAATCTCTGAGCTTCACTTCAAAAAGACAATATAA
- a CDS encoding terminase family protein, with product MSKLALNLHRSQAQVFQDAAQFKLLVASRRWGKSRLLLTSIIHAALSFNQAIDPASPPVILLAAPTLKQVKAVHWKPLLNLLEGKPFIKSINKSDYRIDFKGNKPSILLRGTNDGDGDGLRGLKLYFAGLDEIQDIKEIAWEEAIFPALADTPGSRALLIGTPKGLNHWLYSNLYQKAIATAGWGYHHYTALDNPFLPRSFINRARRDLPERVFKQEFLAEFTTFEGQLLDCLEDHHLLDILPAEFDSVLIGVDHGDQNPCLTVIGLKQGVYYILDCWTNPHPGQPVTPDQVVEQAAQLCQKYNVHRCYLPDDRPAAALTFRRHGDRHNIGGLKRSVTVTRNKPGVMEGVGILNSLFHQDRLYINKRLQPLINDFKSYHRATDSEGNFLDKPAEGQADHTVDATRYALSTLEFRHNILAAA from the coding sequence ATGAGTAAACTCGCTCTCAACCTCCACCGCAGTCAAGCCCAGGTCTTTCAAGATGCAGCCCAATTCAAACTACTGGTTGCTTCAAGACGTTGGGGCAAGAGTCGCCTTCTCTTGACCAGCATTATTCACGCCGCACTCTCCTTTAACCAGGCTATTGATCCTGCCAGTCCCCCTGTCATCTTGCTAGCAGCCCCTACGCTCAAGCAAGTTAAAGCAGTTCACTGGAAGCCACTGCTGAATTTACTGGAGGGTAAACCTTTCATTAAATCCATCAATAAGTCTGACTACCGCATTGACTTCAAGGGCAATAAACCATCTATTCTGCTGCGGGGCACAAATGACGGCGATGGGGATGGACTGCGAGGGCTGAAGCTTTACTTTGCTGGCTTAGATGAGATCCAAGACATTAAGGAGATTGCTTGGGAAGAAGCGATTTTCCCTGCACTTGCAGATACTCCAGGTTCCAGAGCCCTGCTAATTGGCACTCCCAAAGGATTGAATCACTGGCTCTACAGCAACCTCTATCAAAAAGCGATCGCTACTGCTGGTTGGGGCTACCACCATTACACCGCACTAGATAATCCCTTCCTGCCCCGCTCCTTTATTAATAGAGCCAGGAGGGATCTGCCAGAGCGGGTGTTTAAGCAAGAGTTCCTGGCAGAGTTCACCACATTTGAAGGGCAGCTTTTAGACTGCTTGGAAGACCATCATCTGCTGGATATCCTGCCTGCTGAATTTGACTCTGTACTTATTGGCGTGGATCATGGCGACCAAAATCCCTGTTTGACTGTCATTGGACTAAAGCAAGGCGTTTACTACATCCTGGACTGCTGGACAAACCCACATCCTGGTCAACCTGTCACACCAGACCAAGTAGTGGAACAAGCAGCTCAGCTTTGTCAGAAGTACAACGTTCACCGCTGCTACTTACCAGATGACAGACCCGCAGCAGCCCTGACATTTAGAAGACATGGCGATCGCCACAACATTGGTGGACTGAAGCGATCCGTGACTGTCACCAGAAATAAGCCAGGGGTGATGGAAGGCGTGGGCATTCTAAATTCCCTTTTCCACCAGGATAGGCTCTACATCAACAAGCGCCTACAGCCTTTAATCAACGACTTCAAAAGCTATCACAGAGCCACAGACTCAGAAGGTAATTTTCTGGATAAACCTGCTGAAGGTCAGGCAGACCACACGGTTGATGCCACCCGCTACGCTCTCTCCACTCTGGAGTTCCGCCACAACATTCTCGCAGCTGCTTAA